The Pontibacter pudoricolor genome contains a region encoding:
- a CDS encoding 4'-phosphopantetheinyl transferase superfamily protein — MPLLFTRQLNEHTVLGAWSITERADALLLALPSGISPELMLEQAHPRRQAEWLASRVLIYSLLQQFTSDTPIVLRNENGKPVFEQAPYFVSISHSPGLAAVIVSDKFEVGIDVELLSPKALRVAHKFLSEDEKNFTCNEADKTCLYWSAKETLYKMYSQRKLFFKENLLLQPDPETDNLLWGRVQTDNFSKLYQVHYEVLQQHILTYCIDNSTNEL, encoded by the coding sequence ATGCCCCTACTCTTTACCCGCCAGCTAAACGAGCATACTGTACTTGGTGCGTGGTCTATAACAGAACGCGCCGATGCGCTTTTGCTTGCCCTGCCCTCCGGAATTTCCCCGGAACTGATGCTGGAGCAGGCTCACCCGAGGCGGCAGGCAGAGTGGCTGGCCAGCCGTGTGCTGATTTATAGCTTGCTGCAACAGTTTACTTCGGATACACCTATAGTTCTGCGCAATGAAAATGGCAAACCGGTATTTGAGCAGGCACCTTACTTTGTATCGATCAGCCATTCGCCGGGGTTGGCTGCAGTTATAGTTTCTGATAAATTTGAAGTTGGCATAGATGTTGAATTACTAAGCCCGAAGGCGCTGCGCGTGGCTCACAAGTTTTTAAGCGAAGACGAGAAGAACTTTACTTGTAACGAAGCTGACAAGACCTGTTTATACTGGAGCGCCAAAGAAACATTGTATAAAATGTATAGCCAACGTAAACTGTTCTTTAAAGAGAACTTATTGCTACAACCCGATCCTGAAACAGATAATTTGCTGTGGGGGCGTGTGCAGACCGATAATTTTTCTAAATTGTATCAGGTACACTACGAGGTTTTACAGCAACACATACTTACTTATTGCATCGATAATTCTACTAACGAACTATAA
- a CDS encoding thioredoxin family protein has product MKFLATLAAVFLLTVSAFAQNSSYQLGDKVADFTLQGVGNTQVSLSDFANSKTVVLVFTNNTCPYAKLYENRLLTLSGAYASKGVQFIFVNPGVGLGEGSETLEDMAAKNYRFPYLADEGQKVSSRFGATKTPEAFVLHNTGDSFILKYKGAIDDNPQVESGAKNPYLKNVIDEVLANRAVTIADKRATGCLIRKY; this is encoded by the coding sequence ATGAAATTTTTAGCAACTCTTGCCGCTGTTTTTTTGCTTACGGTGAGCGCATTTGCCCAAAACAGCAGTTACCAACTAGGTGACAAGGTCGCAGACTTTACGCTGCAGGGTGTGGGCAACACACAGGTATCGCTGAGCGACTTTGCAAACAGCAAAACTGTGGTACTGGTTTTTACGAACAACACCTGCCCGTATGCCAAATTATACGAGAACCGCCTGCTAACTTTATCTGGTGCGTATGCCAGCAAAGGTGTCCAGTTCATTTTCGTTAACCCGGGCGTAGGCCTCGGTGAGGGTAGTGAAACGCTGGAAGATATGGCCGCTAAGAACTATAGATTCCCCTACCTGGCCGATGAAGGGCAAAAAGTGAGCTCCCGTTTTGGCGCCACTAAAACACCTGAGGCATTTGTACTCCACAACACAGGCGACAGCTTTATATTAAAGTACAAAGGAGCTATTGACGATAACCCACAGGTAGAAAGCGGCGCGAAAAACCCCTATCTTAAAAACGTGATAGATGAGGTATTGGCCAACCGCGCTGTAACTATAGCCGACAAACGCGCCACCGGTTGTCTGATCAGGAAGTATTAA
- a CDS encoding class I SAM-dependent methyltransferase codes for MAEFWEASFMEKQAMWGFEPSESAIVANNLFKEKQLQNILVPGFGYGRNAQLFRENGMNVTGIEISQTAIDLAKAHYGSDLKIYHGSVTDMPFDDVLYDGIFCYALIHLLDQEERQKLLDDCYKQLRPGGWMVFVAVSTKSPNYGSGRQLSRNRFEIFEGVQMYFYDEDAVKQEFGKFGLVDFTEIEEPMKNMPGKPPLRFYFVTCRK; via the coding sequence ATGGCAGAATTCTGGGAAGCAAGTTTTATGGAGAAGCAGGCTATGTGGGGGTTCGAGCCATCAGAATCAGCTATAGTTGCAAACAACCTTTTTAAAGAAAAGCAGCTCCAGAATATCCTGGTTCCCGGATTCGGGTATGGCAGAAATGCACAGTTGTTTCGCGAGAACGGGATGAATGTGACCGGTATTGAAATCTCCCAAACGGCCATCGACCTGGCAAAAGCACATTACGGATCGGATCTGAAAATTTATCATGGTTCGGTTACGGATATGCCTTTTGACGACGTGCTGTATGATGGCATTTTCTGTTATGCCCTAATCCATTTGCTTGATCAAGAAGAAAGACAAAAGCTCTTAGACGATTGCTATAAGCAGCTAAGACCAGGCGGTTGGATGGTTTTTGTGGCAGTGTCCACTAAGTCTCCAAACTATGGCTCAGGCAGGCAGTTAAGCAGAAACCGTTTCGAGATTTTTGAAGGTGTGCAGATGTACTTCTATGATGAAGATGCGGTTAAACAGGAATTCGGCAAGTTTGGATTGGTTGACTTTACCGAAATTGAGGAGCCAATGAAGAATATGCCTGGCAAACCACCGCTCAGATTCTATTTTGTAACCTGCAGAAAATAA
- a CDS encoding transglutaminase-like domain-containing protein codes for MTKKEIKALISLLDDSDYEVAQHVEKKIISLGEGAIPLLEEEWEETLNTDLQKKIEDLIHDMQFNGLLRRLQEWKEEGATDLLKGMWLVNAYMYPDVDFGSISKTMDQLYFDVWANMRDDMHPYDQVKSLNNVLFREKKFTANTKNFHSPANSMLHLALETKRGNPLTLCVIYMVIAQRLGFPVFGVNLPNLFILTYKMDGVQFYINVYNKGLILSKADIDNYILQLNLNPVDIFYEPTSNLEIVKRALRNLAFSFEKMKDLEKATEVTKLLTAITDDDPAI; via the coding sequence TTGACAAAGAAGGAAATAAAGGCGCTTATCTCGCTGTTGGATGATTCGGATTATGAGGTAGCGCAGCATGTGGAGAAGAAAATTATTTCATTAGGCGAAGGTGCTATCCCATTACTGGAGGAGGAGTGGGAAGAAACGCTGAACACCGATCTGCAGAAAAAGATAGAGGACCTTATCCATGATATGCAGTTTAATGGCCTGCTGCGCCGTTTGCAGGAGTGGAAAGAGGAAGGTGCTACCGATCTGCTGAAAGGGATGTGGCTGGTAAACGCTTACATGTACCCGGATGTAGACTTTGGTTCCATCTCCAAAACAATGGACCAGTTGTACTTTGATGTCTGGGCCAACATGCGGGACGACATGCACCCCTATGACCAGGTGAAGTCTTTGAATAATGTGTTGTTCCGGGAAAAGAAGTTTACAGCCAATACAAAAAATTTCCATTCGCCGGCCAATTCTATGTTGCACCTGGCCCTGGAGACAAAACGGGGTAATCCGCTTACGCTTTGCGTTATTTATATGGTTATTGCGCAGCGGCTGGGCTTTCCGGTTTTCGGTGTAAACCTGCCGAACCTGTTTATACTTACCTATAAAATGGACGGAGTGCAGTTCTACATCAACGTCTACAACAAAGGGCTCATTCTTTCCAAAGCCGATATCGACAACTATATTCTGCAGCTGAACCTGAACCCGGTTGATATTTTCTACGAGCCTACTTCTAACCTGGAAATCGTAAAACGTGCCCTTCGCAACCTGGCCTTCTCCTTCGAGAAAATGAAAGACCTGGAAAAAGCCACCGAAGTAACCAAACTGCTCACCGCCATCACGGACGATGATCCAGCTATTTAG
- a CDS encoding four helix bundle protein, whose amino-acid sequence MEKKENIIQSKSFDFAVQIVLLCNKLAEEKREFILSKQLMRSGTSIGANVEEAIGGISTADFSAKISIAYKEAQETSYWLRLLHATAYIDQITFDTMHSAYVEISKILFSILRSSGRIRS is encoded by the coding sequence ATGGAAAAGAAAGAAAATATAATTCAAAGTAAGTCTTTTGACTTTGCAGTACAAATTGTGTTGTTGTGTAACAAATTAGCTGAAGAGAAACGGGAGTTTATACTTTCAAAACAACTGATGCGAAGCGGAACATCTATAGGCGCTAATGTAGAAGAAGCTATTGGTGGTATATCAACTGCAGATTTCTCAGCTAAGATAAGTATAGCATATAAAGAGGCGCAGGAAACCAGCTACTGGTTGCGGTTATTACATGCGACTGCTTACATAGACCAAATAACATTTGATACGATGCATTCTGCTTATGTCGAAATAAGTAAAATCCTTTTCTCGATATTAAGGTCATCTGGAAGAATTAGAAGCTAA
- a CDS encoding acyl-CoA carboxylase subunit beta has translation MDIEFNKNEDSLKQLTYQLKSKLKKVYLGGGEKRIAKEHEKGKMTARERIAYLIDEGSEFLEVGAFAGDGMYPEVGGCPSGGVVTGIGYIKGRQCVIVANDATVKAGAWFPITAKKNLRAQEISIENKLPIVYLVDSAGVFLPMQNEIFPDKEHFGRMFRNNAVMSSMGIVQIAAIMGSCVAGGAYLPIMSDEALIVEGTGSVFLGGSYLVKSAIGETIDNETLGGATTHCEISGVTDYKCKDDKEALDHIRTIFDKLGDNPKAGFSRVEPAAPKLDEQEIYGILPSDRTKPYDMMDIINRLVDNSEFEPYKELYGQSLICGLGRIDGWAVGIVANQRKIVKSKKGEMQMGGVIYSDSADKAARFIMNCNQKKIPLVFLQDVSGFMVGSKAEHGGIIKDGAKMVNAMANSVVPKITILIGNSYGAGNYAMCGKAYDPRLIYSWPTAQLAVMSGAAAANTLLQIQVSALKAKGEEITPEAEQELLERIKAKYNEELSPYYAAARLWVDGIIDPLETRKVISMGIEAANHAPIERPYNVGVIQT, from the coding sequence ATGGATATCGAATTTAACAAAAACGAAGACTCCTTAAAACAGCTTACTTATCAGCTTAAATCCAAACTAAAGAAAGTATACCTGGGTGGTGGCGAAAAGCGCATTGCCAAAGAGCATGAAAAAGGCAAAATGACAGCCCGCGAGCGCATCGCTTACCTGATTGATGAAGGCTCGGAGTTTCTGGAAGTAGGTGCGTTTGCCGGCGACGGCATGTACCCCGAAGTAGGTGGATGCCCGAGCGGTGGTGTAGTAACTGGTATTGGGTATATAAAAGGACGGCAGTGCGTTATAGTTGCCAACGATGCCACTGTTAAAGCCGGAGCCTGGTTCCCGATCACAGCCAAGAAAAACCTGCGTGCCCAGGAAATATCCATCGAAAATAAACTGCCTATAGTTTACCTGGTGGATAGTGCCGGCGTGTTTTTGCCAATGCAAAACGAGATTTTCCCGGATAAAGAGCACTTTGGCCGCATGTTCCGCAACAACGCTGTTATGAGCTCGATGGGCATTGTGCAGATCGCGGCTATTATGGGTAGCTGTGTGGCTGGTGGCGCGTATTTGCCTATTATGAGCGACGAAGCTTTGATAGTGGAAGGTACAGGTTCTGTGTTTCTGGGTGGTTCTTACCTGGTTAAATCTGCCATTGGTGAAACGATTGATAACGAAACACTTGGCGGTGCAACTACGCATTGCGAGATTTCCGGGGTTACAGACTATAAATGTAAAGACGACAAAGAAGCGCTGGATCATATCCGCACTATTTTCGATAAGTTGGGCGATAACCCGAAAGCCGGCTTTAGTCGTGTAGAGCCAGCTGCTCCGAAGCTGGACGAACAGGAAATTTACGGCATACTTCCTTCTGACCGCACTAAGCCTTACGACATGATGGACATCATCAACCGTTTGGTGGATAACTCTGAATTTGAGCCATACAAAGAACTATACGGCCAGTCGCTGATCTGCGGGTTAGGTCGCATTGATGGCTGGGCAGTTGGTATAGTTGCCAACCAGCGCAAAATAGTAAAGAGCAAGAAAGGCGAAATGCAGATGGGGGGTGTAATCTACTCCGACTCAGCAGACAAGGCAGCACGCTTTATCATGAACTGCAACCAGAAGAAAATTCCGCTGGTGTTTTTGCAGGACGTATCCGGGTTTATGGTTGGTAGCAAGGCCGAGCACGGCGGCATTATAAAAGATGGCGCTAAAATGGTGAATGCCATGGCTAACTCTGTAGTTCCTAAAATAACGATACTGATAGGTAACAGCTATGGCGCGGGTAATTACGCGATGTGCGGTAAAGCTTACGATCCACGTTTGATCTACTCATGGCCTACAGCGCAATTGGCTGTTATGAGCGGCGCGGCCGCAGCCAATACGCTTCTGCAGATCCAGGTATCCGCATTAAAGGCAAAAGGAGAAGAAATTACCCCGGAAGCAGAGCAGGAATTACTGGAGCGCATTAAAGCAAAGTATAACGAAGAACTGTCACCTTATTACGCGGCCGCTCGTTTATGGGTAGATGGTATCATTGATCCACTGGAAACACGTAAAGTGATATCTATGGGAATAGAAGCTGCCAACCACGCCCCAATTGAAAGACCATACAACGTAGGCGTGATTCAGACGTGA
- a CDS encoding MlaD family protein: protein MKISKEIKVALLGIVALVILYFGFMFLKGADLFSDTRTFQIVYSNVDGLTASNPVMLNGVQVGSVQKMKLLPKEHNNILVEIEVQGDIQVGDSTIAALASSDLLGSKAIILYLGNSKKIYKGGERLIAYNEKSIADMLTTKAVPVIDKVDTTLARVNRLLDSEAKQNLQLILANTQASTEALNQMLRANQKNINEITANTNRLMSSLLQTQRHIDRIALNMAEITDTLKQAEVNKLVDNANKAVVEMQQTVAKLNSNEGSMGKLMNDDALYQNMTRSTEALNMLLRDIQAYPKRYVQFSLIGRKDKYKIDATGRVITLEEVKEMQDENPDEFRKPVPDTLKIPLKPDTTKVK from the coding sequence GTGAAAATATCTAAAGAAATAAAAGTAGCGCTGCTCGGTATTGTAGCACTTGTAATCCTATACTTCGGGTTTATGTTCCTGAAAGGGGCAGACCTGTTCTCTGATACCAGGACCTTCCAGATAGTATATAGTAACGTGGACGGCCTTACAGCTTCAAATCCTGTCATGCTGAACGGCGTGCAGGTTGGTTCTGTGCAGAAAATGAAACTCCTGCCGAAAGAACATAACAATATACTTGTTGAGATCGAGGTTCAGGGTGATATACAGGTGGGAGATTCAACTATAGCAGCGCTTGCCAGTTCTGACCTTTTAGGCAGCAAGGCTATCATACTTTACCTGGGCAACAGCAAAAAGATTTATAAAGGTGGCGAGCGCCTTATTGCTTATAACGAAAAAAGCATTGCCGATATGCTGACAACCAAAGCAGTACCGGTAATTGACAAAGTTGATACTACCCTTGCCCGCGTAAACCGCCTCCTCGACAGCGAAGCAAAGCAGAATCTCCAGCTTATACTGGCCAATACGCAGGCATCTACTGAAGCTCTGAACCAGATGCTGCGCGCCAACCAGAAAAATATAAACGAAATTACAGCCAACACCAACAGGCTGATGTCATCCTTGTTACAGACACAGCGCCACATAGATCGTATTGCCCTGAACATGGCCGAAATAACGGATACGCTGAAGCAGGCTGAAGTTAACAAACTGGTTGATAACGCTAATAAAGCAGTGGTAGAGATGCAGCAAACAGTTGCCAAGCTTAACTCTAACGAGGGCTCAATGGGTAAACTGATGAACGACGATGCGCTTTACCAGAACATGACACGTTCTACGGAGGCATTAAATATGCTTTTGCGCGACATACAGGCTTATCCGAAACGCTATGTCCAGTTCTCGCTGATCGGCAGAAAAGACAAGTATAAAATAGATGCAACCGGCCGTGTAATAACTTTGGAAGAAGTAAAAGAGATGCAGGATGAGAACCCGGATGAGTTCAGAAAACCTGTACCGGATACCCTTAAGATTCCGCTGAAACCAGACACAACAAAAGTGAAATAA
- a CDS encoding N-acetylmuramoyl-L-alanine amidase family protein, translating into MRNIVTISVLALVFFLLSSNKLEYRKDYKVRTVVIDAGHGGKDIGCNGRNSHEADVALSLALQVGSLIEKNIPDVKVVYTRKTDTFVELIDRAGVANKNNADLFISIHLNSGPAAAYGTETYAMGLHTSKGNLDVAKRENSVILHEDNYKENYGGFDPNSPQSHILFTLHQSAYMDNSLRFAQKVENEFKMRVGRHSRGVKQAGFLVLWKSYMPSVLIECGFLTNPTEEKFLNDKTGQSYMASGIYRAFKDYKKELEAMN; encoded by the coding sequence GTGAGAAATATTGTTACTATTTCAGTTTTAGCCCTGGTATTCTTCTTGCTTTCATCCAATAAACTGGAGTACCGCAAAGACTACAAAGTTCGCACAGTGGTAATAGACGCCGGCCACGGAGGTAAAGACATAGGGTGTAACGGCAGGAACTCCCATGAGGCAGATGTGGCGTTAAGCCTTGCCTTACAGGTAGGTAGCCTGATCGAGAAAAATATCCCGGACGTAAAAGTAGTTTATACCCGCAAAACCGACACTTTTGTTGAGTTGATAGACCGGGCCGGTGTCGCTAACAAAAACAACGCTGATCTTTTTATTTCTATTCACCTGAACTCAGGCCCTGCTGCGGCTTATGGTACCGAAACCTATGCGATGGGTCTTCATACGTCTAAAGGCAACCTGGATGTTGCCAAGCGCGAAAACTCCGTAATCCTGCACGAAGACAACTATAAAGAGAACTATGGTGGCTTTGATCCTAACTCTCCGCAAAGCCATATTCTGTTTACCCTGCACCAGAGTGCGTACATGGATAACAGCCTGCGCTTTGCCCAGAAAGTAGAGAATGAGTTTAAAATGAGAGTAGGCAGGCACAGCCGCGGCGTAAAGCAGGCAGGCTTCCTGGTGCTCTGGAAATCCTATATGCCAAGCGTGCTGATAGAGTGCGGTTTCCTTACAAATCCTACCGAAGAAAAATTTCTTAACGATAAGACCGGCCAATCGTATATGGCATCAGGTATATATCGTGCTTTCAAGGATTATAAAAAAGAGCTGGAAGCCATGAACTAA
- a CDS encoding putative LPS assembly protein LptD, translating into MQLAVLSPLLATGQIMPRTLRPASAKQDTVKQDSVRLAAPQGDIETTIKYSARDSIQLEATSKIVHLYGDAKINYGSMSLQAAYIKIDYETNLLTATSLTDSTGKDIGVPVFVDGAESYSAKRIAYNFKTKRGRIAEVVTQQGEGFIHSELVKKNEANEIFGLHNKYTTCNLAHPHFYISAGKIKAIPNDKVMSGPFNLVIGDIPTPLGFLFGLFPTPKNNRSSGVIVPSFGENSLRGFYLMNGGYYLALNDYIGASLTGDVYSLGGYDLRLSADYRKRYAYQGSFGIDHTYFKYDEADRGGSRSTNDLPGILPPSERTYRIRWTHSPVTKPGKGRLTASVDASTGQHNRIAGYNSTADRLAATFNSSISYQKNIQNSPFSYSVKLRQGQTSGGLMNFVLPDVSFGMTSVSLYEVLTKNVPTGRWYEDFTFGYNFTASNEISQRIEAGRNRFGASNRFGDVGIIGASAEADTISLNDFQALWKNGRRSATHNFNIGLGSYKLFKYFNLSPSVSYSERWVDRKFTYTYNPDSNAVDVDTTRFGRVYNYSAGASLSTNIYGTVYVRGKRVEAIRHMIRPSLSYSYQPDFGDPFFGFYQNLYLGEDNNGRPVYQQLSRFESGAPSTGLQSFLSFGLQNNIEMKVKAKSDTTGKTFEKVSIIDNLGIRGGYNFAADSLKMSQISLNMNTRLFKIINVGFTSNFNPYQTDSLGRNIDRYLLSGPGFKPARLTNAGLQISANLNPEARRSDTSVPSNLPTLGQDTNPFEPQYVDFKIPWTLSIDYTVNFNRGLGRAENTINNTLGVDGDLNITDKWKISYYAHYDLVEQQIASARLNIHRDLHCWDMSISWTPFGYVRGYNITINARSSLLRDLKLTKRSSSSGINYR; encoded by the coding sequence GTGCAGCTCGCCGTACTTTCTCCTCTGCTGGCGACAGGCCAGATCATGCCTCGTACCCTGCGTCCTGCAAGTGCAAAACAAGATACGGTAAAGCAGGATTCTGTTAGACTGGCTGCCCCGCAAGGCGACATCGAGACGACAATCAAATATTCGGCCAGAGATTCTATTCAGCTGGAAGCCACCAGCAAAATAGTTCACCTTTACGGCGATGCCAAGATCAACTATGGCTCCATGTCGCTTCAGGCGGCTTACATCAAAATCGATTACGAGACCAACCTGCTTACTGCTACCTCCCTTACCGACTCAACAGGCAAAGACATTGGCGTTCCGGTTTTTGTGGATGGTGCCGAATCTTATTCTGCCAAACGCATAGCTTACAACTTTAAAACCAAACGCGGCCGCATTGCTGAAGTAGTAACGCAGCAAGGCGAAGGTTTTATACACTCAGAACTGGTAAAAAAGAACGAAGCCAACGAAATTTTTGGCTTACATAATAAATATACCACCTGTAACCTGGCACACCCGCACTTTTATATCAGTGCCGGCAAAATAAAAGCTATCCCGAACGATAAAGTCATGTCAGGTCCGTTTAACCTGGTTATTGGTGATATTCCTACTCCGCTGGGCTTCCTGTTCGGATTGTTTCCTACGCCAAAAAACAATCGCTCTTCGGGGGTTATAGTTCCCAGCTTTGGCGAAAACTCGCTGCGCGGTTTTTACCTGATGAACGGTGGATATTACCTGGCTCTGAATGATTATATAGGTGCCAGCCTGACCGGCGATGTTTACTCCCTTGGCGGGTACGATCTTCGTCTTAGTGCTGACTATAGAAAACGTTACGCTTACCAGGGCTCTTTCGGGATCGACCACACTTATTTTAAGTACGACGAAGCTGACAGAGGCGGAAGCAGATCTACGAATGACCTTCCGGGAATTTTACCACCATCTGAAAGAACCTATAGAATAAGATGGACACACAGCCCTGTAACAAAGCCCGGAAAAGGCCGCCTTACAGCCAGCGTAGATGCCAGCACAGGACAACACAACCGTATAGCAGGCTATAACTCTACTGCCGACAGATTAGCTGCTACCTTTAACTCCAGTATCTCTTACCAGAAAAACATACAGAACTCGCCTTTCAGCTACTCTGTAAAATTAAGACAAGGCCAGACCTCAGGCGGACTGATGAACTTTGTATTGCCGGATGTCAGCTTCGGTATGACCTCGGTTAGCTTGTATGAAGTTCTCACTAAAAATGTACCTACAGGTCGCTGGTACGAAGACTTCACATTTGGCTATAACTTTACGGCTAGCAACGAAATATCTCAGCGGATAGAAGCCGGAAGAAACAGATTTGGCGCTTCTAACAGATTTGGAGATGTTGGTATTATAGGGGCCAGCGCCGAGGCAGATACTATAAGCTTAAATGATTTTCAGGCTCTATGGAAAAACGGCCGCCGGTCTGCTACCCATAACTTTAACATTGGCCTGGGCAGTTACAAGCTGTTCAAGTACTTTAACCTATCGCCAAGTGTAAGCTACAGCGAAAGATGGGTCGATAGGAAATTTACCTACACTTACAACCCCGATTCTAACGCCGTAGATGTTGACACCACAAGGTTTGGCAGGGTTTACAACTATAGTGCAGGTGCCTCTTTAAGCACTAATATTTATGGTACGGTTTACGTGCGTGGCAAACGCGTGGAAGCGATCCGCCACATGATCAGACCATCTTTATCGTATAGTTATCAACCTGATTTCGGAGATCCGTTCTTCGGGTTTTACCAGAACCTGTACCTTGGCGAGGACAATAACGGCAGACCTGTTTATCAGCAACTGAGCCGCTTCGAATCAGGAGCACCAAGCACAGGACTGCAGAGTTTCCTGAGTTTCGGTTTACAGAACAACATCGAGATGAAGGTAAAGGCTAAGTCTGATACAACTGGCAAAACCTTTGAGAAGGTCAGCATCATAGATAACCTGGGCATACGTGGGGGATACAATTTTGCAGCCGACTCGCTTAAAATGAGTCAGATCTCTTTAAACATGAACACCCGCCTGTTTAAGATCATAAATGTAGGCTTTACATCAAACTTTAACCCTTACCAAACAGACTCGCTAGGCAGAAACATAGATCGTTACCTGTTAAGTGGACCGGGTTTTAAACCAGCCCGGCTTACCAATGCAGGCCTGCAGATAAGCGCAAACTTAAACCCGGAGGCACGGCGGTCTGATACTTCTGTACCGAGCAACCTGCCCACCCTTGGCCAGGACACCAACCCATTCGAGCCGCAGTATGTAGACTTTAAAATTCCGTGGACACTGAGTATTGACTATACTGTCAACTTCAATCGTGGTTTAGGCCGGGCCGAGAACACAATAAACAACACCCTGGGCGTAGATGGCGACCTGAATATCACAGATAAATGGAAAATCAGCTATTATGCCCATTACGACTTAGTGGAGCAGCAGATTGCAAGTGCACGACTCAACATTCACCGGGATTTGCACTGCTGGGACATGAGCATAAGCTGGACACCTTTCGGGTATGTGAGAGGATATAACATAACTATAAATGCCCGGTCTTCACTGCTACGAGATCTGAAATTAACAAAGAGATCTTCCTCTTCAGGAATAAACTACAGATAA
- the panB gene encoding 3-methyl-2-oxobutanoate hydroxymethyltransferase gives MSVQKKSDVKVITTHQLQNMKERGEKISMLTAYDFSMATILDAAGIDVILVGDSASNVMAGHETTLPITLDQMIYHAQSVIRGTKRAFVVVDMPFGSYQGNSSEALRSAIRIMKESGAHGVKLEGGAEIKESITRILSAGVPVMGHLGLTPQSIYKFGTYTVRAKEEAEAQKLIEDAQLLQELGCFAIVLEKIPSELAKRVAESLEIPIIGIGAGPHVDGQVLVVHDMLGINKEFKPRFLRRYADLHTIMTDAVQNYIKDVKDRDFPNEKEAY, from the coding sequence ATGTCAGTTCAGAAAAAAAGCGATGTAAAAGTGATCACCACGCACCAGTTGCAGAACATGAAGGAGCGCGGCGAAAAAATATCAATGCTAACCGCCTACGATTTTTCCATGGCTACTATTCTGGACGCGGCCGGGATTGATGTGATTTTGGTAGGCGACTCGGCATCAAACGTTATGGCCGGTCACGAAACCACCCTGCCTATTACCCTGGACCAGATGATCTATCATGCCCAGTCGGTGATAAGGGGTACAAAGCGTGCTTTTGTAGTGGTAGATATGCCATTTGGTTCTTACCAGGGCAATTCATCTGAAGCGCTTCGTTCAGCAATCCGCATTATGAAAGAGTCCGGGGCGCATGGCGTGAAACTGGAAGGTGGTGCTGAGATAAAAGAATCTATTACACGCATACTCAGCGCTGGTGTACCGGTAATGGGACACTTAGGGCTAACTCCACAGTCTATTTATAAATTTGGCACTTACACAGTTCGCGCTAAAGAAGAAGCCGAAGCACAGAAACTGATAGAGGATGCACAGTTGCTTCAGGAGCTAGGTTGTTTTGCTATAGTTCTGGAAAAAATCCCGTCTGAGCTGGCAAAACGCGTTGCAGAATCCTTGGAAATTCCAATCATTGGTATTGGCGCCGGCCCGCATGTTGATGGCCAGGTACTGGTAGTACACGATATGCTGGGCATCAACAAAGAATTTAAACCCCGCTTTCTGCGCCGCTACGCCGATCTGCACACCATTATGACAGATGCCGTTCAGAACTACATTAAAGACGTAAAAGACCGCGATTTCCCGAACGAAAAAGAAGCATACTAA